In a genomic window of Anoxybacter fermentans:
- a CDS encoding RHS repeat domain-containing protein, whose amino-acid sequence MTDITGKVVWEQDYLPFGEDLHKPGTSVVDFEVETRYKFTGQRQVIGIGLYYYGARYYDSETGRFITEDVYRGNLINPLSQNLYIYVLQNPLKYVDLTGHMANFIIGPGGGSPEPLFTEEDKKLLDLINNYEISEDIFGHPFHTPVPFEILTNLDIEFVYKLNQYNIYKLIDDDMFFKVAFIYDLKKNKYESEWWKQDFSWLGIEIAEKVGENHYRFISPVVRYPLCSLGLDGEITEIKSDKIVLGRSFIPTLNFSGGVYESRLIVDVEITPTDYVLKIRDYAYLNVSGDFVGGTVIYVDIVNDFEGFKVRNSLKVTNDLRIILPGYSNALDTEKPLSIYIPRNTSIESIVIKTYFHGDGDILGGYRSFSYRMYLPSYLSKPALFYPVNKY is encoded by the coding sequence ATGACAGATATAACAGGTAAGGTAGTCTGGGAACAGGATTATCTGCCATTTGGTGAGGATTTGCATAAGCCGGGAACAAGTGTTGTAGATTTTGAAGTAGAGACCAGGTATAAATTTACAGGGCAGAGGCAGGTTATAGGAATAGGGTTATATTACTATGGAGCAAGATATTATGATTCTGAGACCGGGCGGTTTATTACAGAAGATGTTTATCGAGGAAATCTGATTAATCCGCTAAGTCAAAATTTATATATCTACGTATTACAGAATCCATTAAAATATGTGGATCTTACTGGACATATGGCGAATTTTATAATAGGACCAGGTGGTGGTTCGCCAGAACCATTATTTACTGAAGAAGATAAAAAGTTATTAGATTTGATAAATAATTATGAGATTTCAGAAGATATATTTGGTCATCCATTTCATACTCCAGTACCTTTTGAAATTTTAACCAATTTAGATATAGAATTTGTGTATAAATTGAATCAATACAACATATATAAACTTATTGATGATGATATGTTCTTTAAAGTAGCATTTATTTATGACTTAAAGAAAAATAAGTATGAAAGTGAGTGGTGGAAACAAGATTTTTCATGGTTGGGAATTGAGATAGCGGAAAAAGTAGGTGAAAATCATTATCGGTTTATATCACCAGTAGTACGGTATCCTCTTTGCAGTTTAGGGTTAGATGGAGAAATAACTGAGATTAAGAGTGATAAAATAGTACTTGGAAGAAGTTTTATACCAACTTTAAATTTCAGTGGAGGTGTTTATGAATCCAGGTTAATTGTTGATGTCGAAATTACTCCTACAGATTATGTTTTAAAGATTAGAGATTATGCATACCTTAATGTTTCTGGAGATTTTGTTGGAGGAACGGTAATTTATGTTGATATAGTGAATGATTTTGAGGGATTCAAAGTAAGAAATTCTTTAAAAGTAACAAATGATTTAAGGATTATTTTACCGGGTTATTCAAATGCTTTAGATACCGAGAAGCCATTAAGTATATATATACCAAGAAATACAAGTATTGAGAGTATTGTTATTAAAACTTATTTTCACGGAGACGGAGATATTTTGGGTGGATATAGGTCTTTTAGTTATCGCATGTATTTACCTTCGTATTTGTCCAAACCGGCTTTATTTTACCCGGTAAATAAGTACTAA